The proteins below are encoded in one region of Leptotrichia sp. oral taxon 218:
- a CDS encoding 3-deoxy-D-manno-octulosonic acid transferase → MILALFNKKLLIFFKTRLFQKISNENFLGKDEKSILIHLSSVGEFNLSVELIEKILLRNEKIVISVMTDTGFSVINKKYGNNKNVKILYFPLDDFFALKKIYKKYKIKKTIIIETEIWINLYYLAAKFGELFVVNGRLTDKKMKSYKKFGWFINSSLNRVKKILVQSEKDASRYKSLKIKNEKIKVFKNLKYSIKYDILSEEKKNKYFEEILDKNKKIIVCGSTRESEEKIWLEVLKKINKKNEYQLVLVPRHLERIKKVEDEILKLFPRESYSLLSDFEVWKNLKKTEIVIVDKMGVLTDFYQMADFVFVGGTLVNIGGHSILEPLFYGRKPIIGKYFQNIEEIVNDAKKLNFVEIVQNEDKIIDYLKKEEKINTKEFFEKNNEIDKIISEIF, encoded by the coding sequence ATGATATTGGCATTGTTTAATAAAAAATTGCTTATATTTTTCAAAACTCGACTATTTCAAAAAATTTCAAATGAAAATTTTTTGGGAAAAGATGAGAAATCTATTTTAATTCATTTGTCATCAGTTGGAGAATTTAATTTATCGGTTGAACTAATCGAAAAAATTTTATTAAGAAATGAAAAAATAGTTATTTCAGTTATGACAGATACAGGATTTTCAGTGATTAATAAAAAATATGGAAATAATAAAAATGTGAAAATTTTGTATTTTCCTCTTGATGATTTTTTTGCTTTAAAAAAAATTTATAAAAAATATAAAATAAAAAAGACAATTATTATAGAAACTGAGATTTGGATTAATCTATATTATTTGGCGGCAAAGTTTGGAGAGTTATTTGTTGTAAATGGCAGACTTACCGATAAAAAAATGAAATCTTACAAAAAGTTTGGCTGGTTTATAAATTCAAGTTTAAATAGAGTTAAAAAAATTTTGGTGCAAAGCGAAAAAGATGCGTCGAGATATAAGAGTTTAAAAATAAAAAATGAAAAAATAAAAGTTTTTAAAAATTTAAAATATTCGATAAAATATGACATTCTTTCTGAAGAAAAGAAAAATAAATATTTTGAAGAAATTTTGGACAAAAATAAAAAAATAATAGTTTGCGGAAGCACGAGAGAAAGTGAAGAAAAAATTTGGCTTGAAGTTTTAAAAAAAATAAATAAAAAAAATGAATATCAGCTTGTGCTGGTTCCTAGACATTTGGAGCGGATAAAAAAAGTGGAAGATGAAATTTTAAAATTGTTTCCACGAGAAAGTTATTCACTACTTTCGGATTTTGAAGTTTGGAAAAATTTAAAAAAAACTGAGATAGTTATTGTGGATAAAATGGGAGTTCTTACAGATTTTTATCAAATGGCGGACTTTGTGTTTGTCGGCGGAACGCTTGTAAATATTGGCGGACATTCGATTTTAGAGCCACTTTTTTATGGAAGAAAGCCGATAATTGGGAAATATTTCCAAAATATTGAAGAGATTGTAAATGATGCAAAAAAACTTAATTTTGTGGAGATTGTGCAAAATGAAGACAAAATTATTGATTATTTAAAAAAAGAAGAAAAAATAAATACAAAAGAATTTTTTGAAAAAAACAACGAAATAGATAAAATAATTAGTGAGATATTTTAA
- a CDS encoding co-chaperone GroES has translation MKIKPLGKRILIKQTEQEEVTKSGIVLPGTASKEKPIIGEVLAVGKKIEEISVGDKVIFEKYSGTEVKDGEETYLILEKDNVLAIVE, from the coding sequence ATGAAAATTAAACCATTGGGAAAAAGAATTTTGATAAAACAAACTGAACAGGAAGAAGTGACTAAAAGTGGAATTGTACTTCCAGGAACAGCTTCAAAAGAAAAACCTATAATTGGAGAAGTTTTGGCAGTTGGGAAAAAGATTGAAGAAATTTCTGTCGGAGATAAAGTTATTTTTGAAAAATATTCTGGGACTGAAGTTAAAGATGGAGAAGAAACTTATTTAATTTTAGAAAAAGATAATGTACTTGCCATTGTTGAATAA
- the trmB gene encoding tRNA (guanosine(46)-N7)-methyltransferase TrmB, with translation MDNKKKENKLREKQIKADKNKKILSKEELERREKIKKINDEFKIKNYEKSQIINEKEIWKYFFEKPKKNYNKYMCEMLDYPEYLMYDNEKVNEFRGKWNKFFKNENDIYLEIGCGSGNFTVQNAQKFPDRNYIALELRFKRLVLGAKKADKRNLKNILFVRKRGETILEFFGEKEISGVYINFPDPWEGEEKKRVISEDLFKKLDVVLKSKGKLFFKTDHEQYYRDVLELVENLKNYEVIYHTDDLHNSEKADQNIKTEFEQMFLSKHNMNIKYIEIQKN, from the coding sequence ATGGATAATAAAAAAAAAGAAAATAAATTGAGAGAAAAGCAAATTAAAGCTGACAAAAATAAAAAAATCTTGTCAAAAGAAGAGCTTGAGAGAAGAGAAAAAATAAAAAAAATAAACGATGAATTTAAAATAAAAAATTATGAAAAAAGTCAAATCATAAACGAAAAAGAAATTTGGAAATATTTTTTTGAAAAACCTAAAAAAAATTATAACAAATATATGTGTGAAATGTTGGATTATCCTGAATATTTAATGTATGATAACGAAAAAGTAAATGAGTTTCGTGGAAAATGGAATAAGTTTTTTAAAAATGAAAATGACATATATTTGGAAATCGGTTGTGGAAGTGGGAATTTTACAGTTCAAAATGCGCAAAAATTTCCAGATAGAAACTATATTGCACTTGAATTGAGATTTAAAAGACTTGTTTTGGGAGCAAAAAAAGCAGATAAAAGAAATTTAAAAAATATACTTTTTGTGAGAAAAAGAGGGGAAACAATTTTAGAATTTTTTGGTGAAAAGGAAATTTCGGGAGTTTATATAAATTTTCCAGATCCTTGGGAAGGTGAAGAGAAAAAAAGAGTAATTAGTGAAGATTTGTTCAAAAAATTGGATGTTGTGTTAAAGTCAAAGGGGAAATTATTTTTTAAAACGGATCATGAACAGTATTACAGAGATGTTTTAGAATTAGTTGAAAATCTTAAAAATTATGAGGTTATTTATCACACAGATGATTTGCACAATTCAGAAAAGGCGGATCAAAATATAAAAACAGAATTCGAGCAGATGTTTTTAAGTAAACATAATATGAACATTAAATATATTGAAATTCAAAAAAATTAA
- a CDS encoding HU family DNA-binding protein yields the protein MSKKEFVDAYAKATGETKKRAEELVNQFLETVEESLVKGESVQFVGWGTFEVKERAARTGINPQTKKEIQIPAKNVVKFKVGKKLADNVANAK from the coding sequence ATGTCAAAAAAAGAATTCGTTGATGCTTATGCAAAAGCAACAGGAGAAACTAAAAAAAGAGCTGAAGAATTAGTAAATCAATTTCTTGAAACAGTGGAAGAATCTTTAGTGAAAGGTGAATCTGTTCAATTTGTTGGATGGGGAACATTTGAAGTAAAAGAAAGAGCAGCAAGAACTGGAATTAACCCTCAAACTAAAAAAGAAATTCAAATACCTGCAAAAAATGTAGTTAAATTTAAAGTAGGTAAAAAATTAGCTGATAATGTAGCAAATGCTAAATAA